The Candida dubliniensis CD36 chromosome 5, complete sequence genome has a window encoding:
- the CLN2 gene encoding G1/S-specific cyclin, putative: MFPNSPDAFHQVRMMQSSIKASNFKLQSMEFKCHSYNVCEYQMEMLHHLLTVEAKTLPSLSLIEQQPEIKLGMRPLLLDFLMEVITILNLSRSTFPLTVNLIDRYCSTRIVKKQHYQLLGLTSLWISCKNLDSKFKVPTLNDLRKICVDSYYKELFVEMEKHILKSLEWVVNAPTFDAFIDLYSNLLISNSSNVEVANIVKKSSHKIKLFSNYIGELFQFYPNIYYDYTSSQIALIAILITVLTLKIPVDLISLLNFYNGLVKTDMFKSNIEQGSDNEFEEILSVESFKSLFNKSFFKNLIKIIDNPPSSLKIKYFADNGKYSVLMKQLVTTATNTLKCMLDPVPTTPKANSFVKQQHHHHHNQQQQQQQQQQQQHYCPRPPMSINTSMIPLTPVSNSTSPNRFSPDQIFSENESTPGIAFGTMTPDSQSTSPGEKRSYECIDELEIGTSTITSYTSKNHDTLKRSKSANYGTLFYLQQ; the protein is encoded by the coding sequence ATGTTTCCTAATTCACCTGATGCTTTCCATCAAGTTAGGATGATGCAATCCCTGATCAAAGCAAGTAATTTCAAGTTGCAATCAATGGAATTCAAATGTCATTCATATAATGTATGTGAATACCAAATGGAAATGTTACATCACTTGTTAACAGTTGAAGCTAAAACATTGCCTAGTCTATCATtaattgaacaacaaccagaaattaaattaggTATGAGACCATTATTGTTGGACTTTTTAATGGAAGTTATCACCATTCTTAACTTGTCCAGATCTACATTCCCATTGACTgtcaatttgattgatcGTTATTGTTCAACAAGAATTGTTAAGAAGCAACATTATCAGTTGTTGGGATTAACTAGTCTTTGGATTAGTTGTAAGAATTTGGATTCAAAATTTAAGGTTCCTacattaaatgatttacgAAAAATCTGTGTCGATAGTTATTACAAagaattgtttgttgaaatggaaaaacacatattaaaatcattagaaTGGGTCGTCAATGCTCCTACATTTGATGcctttattgatttatattcaaatttgttgatttctAATAGTAGTAACGTTGAGGTTGCAAACATTGTCAAGAAGTCATCtcataaaataaaattgttttccAATTATATTGGTGAATTGTTCCAGTTTTATCCAAACATTTATTACGATTATACATCGTCACAGATTGCTTTGATTGCTATTTTGATTACAGTTTTGACATTGAAAATTCctgttgatttaattagTTTGTTGAACTTTTATAATGGATTGGTTAAGACCGATATGTTTAAGTCCAATATTGAACAAGGTTCCGATAATGAGTTTGAAGAAATTCTTTCAGTTGAGtctttcaaatcattatttaacAAGAGTTTTTTCAAGAACTTGATTAAGATAATTGATAATCCTCCAAGCAGTCTCAAGATTAAGTATTTTGCTGACAATGGTAAATATTCGGTATTGATGAAGCAATTGGTTACTACTGCTACCAATACTTTGAAATGTATGTTGGATCCTGTTCCAACAACACCAAAGGCTAACAGTTTTGTCAAACAgcaacatcatcatcatcataatcaacaacaacaacaacaacaacaacaacaacaacaacactaTTGTCCAAGACCACCAATGAGTATCAATACCTCAATGATTCCATTGACACCGGTGTCTAATAGTACTAGCCCTAATAGATTCAGTCCCGATCAGATATTTTCGGAAAATGAATCTACACCTGGTATTGCATTTGGTACCATGACGCCTGATTCCCAATCAACATCACCTGGGGAAAAACGAAGTTATGAATGCATTGATGAGTTAGAGATTGGCACATCAACAATTACTAGTTATACACTGAAAAATCATGATACATTGAAAAGATCGAAAAGTGCTAATTATGGTACACTTTTCTAtcttcaacaataa
- a CDS encoding mitochondrial protein, putative (Similar to S. cerevisiae GDS1;~In S. cerevisiae: required for growth on glycerol as a carbon source), whose translation MSDLEDINSPNSPNSPNSPSLSLEQSTRGSTPPTSTSSPPSTQNNDSKSKRNLETDDIHDTFDNKKLENEINESEQLTDLKNDQDLEDIKNNTKDVKDVKDVKDIKTTGGGFGGFGGGGCSKKNQDFKDSKDSKKMKKLKPKSNPKSNSKPKPISRAPIATGISTEIEVTGEKPKPIQEGDPSLEDDVLYAIFVILYEEDLIEKEKEKENEKEKEKGMTVKQITDILDEKYPQFTKNTGKVSNLVSAKINSYIKRLEAGQTNLRYAISRDWGKNTPKRMLYKYRGILAPGWEIKLKELQKQQQEIKQQNDQQQEQEQQQNDDDDDDSQELNLQQQQQQIEEFKSSSSESPKSRKKNSQPQSISTNFKDHFNELDQQQQQQQEDQDQDQDQDQYQYQYPLLSSSISSSISKSKSTMKRRATMFDLGRPTFLTTGEFCDQLPPYLIRKSTKIEDVLDEEVLQDDNDEEEEEENDLSSLSQKDKTSNKTNNNSSNSNNNINSGNIIKIKKRRLTWAPLGETGDDDLGLAAFRALSTSTTSATNNNGGSGGNGNGNGNGGNGGNGGGGERLLSSINYKKKWFQMTELPKPELTSLSELEKYWD comes from the coding sequence ATGAGTGATCTTGAAGATATAAATTCCCCAAATTCCCCAAATTCACCAAATTCaccatcattatcattggAACAATCTACTCGTGGATCTACTCCACCTACATCTacatcatcaccaccatctactcaaaataatgattcaaaATCTAAAAGGAATCTTGAAACTGATGATATACACGAcacatttgataataaaaaacttgagaatgaaattaatgaatctGAACAATTGActgatttaaaaaatgaTCAAGATTTGGAAgatatcaaaaataatactaaaGATGTAAAAGATGTCAAAGATGTAAAAGATATCAAAACAACAGGTGGTGGTTTTGGCggttttggtggtggtggttgttcCAAGAAAAATCAAGACTTTAAGGACTCTAAAgattcaaagaaaatgaaaaaattaaaacccaaatcaaatccaaaatcaaattcaaaaccaaaaccaatttCTCGAGCACCAATTGCTACTGGTATTTCTACTGAAATTGAAGTTACTGgagaaaaaccaaaaccaattCAAGAAGGTGATCCATCATTAGAAGATGATGTTTTATATGCTATATTTGTTATACTTtatgaagaagatttaattgaaaaagaaaaagaaaaagaaaacgaaaaagaaaaagaaaagggaATGACAGTAAAACAAATTACTGATATATTAGATGAAAAATATCCTCAATTTACTAAAAATACTGGTAAAGTATCAAATTTAGTTTCAGcaaaaattaattcataTATTAAACGTTTAGAAGCAGGTCAAACTAATTTACGTTATGCAATTTCAAGAGATTGGGGGAAAAATACTCCTAAAAGAATGTTATATAAATATCGTGGAATTTTAGCTCCTGGTTgggaaattaaattaaaagaattacaaaagcaacaacaagagattaaacaacaaaatgatCAACAACAGGAACaggaacaacaacaaaatgatgatgatgatgatgattctcaagaattaaacctacaacaacaacaacaacaaattgaagaatttaaatcatcaagTTCTGAATCACCTAAATCAcgtaaaaaaaattctcaacctcaatcaatatcaacaaatttcaaaGATCATTTTAATGAACttgatcaacaacaacaacaacaacaagaagatcaagatcaagatcaagatcaagatcaatatcaatatcaatatccaTTACTCCtgtcatcaatttcatcatcaatttcaaaatcaaaatcaacaatgaaGAGAAGAGCTACCATGTTTGATTTAGGAAGACCAACATTTTTAACTACTGGAGAATTTTGTGATCAATTACCACCATATTTAATTAGAAAACTGACGAAAATTGAAGATGTTCttgatgaagaagttttacaagatgataatgatgaagaagaagaagaagaaaatgatttatcttcattatcacaaaaagataaaaccagtaataaaaccaataataatagtagtaatagtaataataatattaatagtggaaatattattaagaTTAAAAAAAGACGATTGACTTGGGCTCCATTAGGTGAAactggtgatgatgatttaggATTAGCAGCATTTAGAGCTTTAAGTACTAGTACTACTAGTgctactaataataatggtggtagtggtggtaatggtaatggtaatggtaatggtggtaatggtggtaatggaggaggaggagaaagattattatcatcgattaattataaaaaaaaatggtttCAAATGACTGAATTACCTAAACCAGAATTGACTAGTTTATctgaattagaaaaatattgggattaa
- a CDS encoding S-adenosyl-L-methionine (SAM)-dependent methyltransferase, putative (Similar to S. cerevisiae BUD23;~In S. cerevisiae: involved in bud-site selection), with amino-acid sequence MSRPEELAPPEVFYNDTESFKYTSSTRVQHIQAKMTLRALELLNLEQDSSQFLLDIGCGSGLSGEILTEEGYNWIGMDISPSMLATGLDRNVEGDLFLGDVGNGIPFRPGTFDAAISISVIQWLCNADISGIDPKKRLLNFFNSLYASLKRGGKFVAQFYPKNDIQTENIMNAAKIAGFGGGLIIDDPESKRHKKYYLVLTAGMAERQINLTGAEMDSPIDEKTKLSNKKRKRIMESKKQFINRKKEIMRKRGRKVAEDSKFTGRKRRPRF; translated from the coding sequence ATGTCAAGACCAGAAGAACTTGCTCCACCAGAAGTGTTTTATAATGATACTGAATCATTCAAATATACATCATCTACTCGTGTTCAACACATTCAAGCAAAAATGACATTACGAGCtttagaattattaaatctcGAACAAGACTCATCACAATTCTTATTAGATATAGGATGTGGATCAGGATTATCTGGAGAAATCTTAACTGAAGAAGGATATAATTGGATTGGGATGGATATTTCTCCTAGTATGTTAGCTACTGGATTAGATAGAAATGTTGAAGgagatttatttttgggTGATGTTGGTAATGGAATTCCATTTAGACCAGGAACATTTGATGCTGCCATATCTATATCAGTAATTCAATGGTTATGTAATGCAGATATATCAGGAATTGATCctaaaaaaagattattgaatttttttaatagtTTATATGCATCATTAAAACGAGGAGGGAAATTTGTTGCTCAATTTTATCCTAAAAATGATATCCAAACAGAAAATATTATGAATGCTGCTAAAATTGCTGGATTTGGTGGTGGATTAATAATAGATGATCCAGAATCTAAACGACAtaagaaatattatttggtATTGACTGCTGGTATGGCAGAACgacaaatcaatttaactGGAGCAGAAATGGATTCTcctattgatgaaaaaactaaattatcaaataaaaaaagaaaaaggataATGGAAAgtaaaaaacaatttattaatagaaagaaagaaattatgAGGAAAAGAGGTAGGAAAGTTGCTGAAGATTCAAAATTTACTGGAAGGAAAAGACGTCCAAGattttaa
- a CDS encoding ribosomal protein, mitochondrial precursor, large subunit, putative (Similar to S. cerevisiae IMG1;~In S. cerevisiae: required for both respiration and maintenance of the mitochondrial genome;~spliced gene), whose amino-acid sequence MFGLITKSFGIKPVIQPIRSFHYLRKQLPTVFEPLPKRRNGEGVMPYLHRQLLEKHDPTGKRRALVENSKTGLRAGDIIKVTYLDRSDVTGRVIGIKRGFLNLGTNILIRTKLNKVGSELRIPVYNPNIRNIEVLHKPTRYMPRAKHFYIREHKRYDVDDVEAFVKKQFGEGRKNTKSKK is encoded by the exons ATGTTTGGATTAATAACGAAATCATTTGGTATAAAACCAGTCATACAACCCATAAGATCTTTCCATTATTTAAGAAAAC AATTACCTACTGTATTTGAACCATTaccaaaaagaagaaatggTGAAGGTGTAATGCCTTATTTACATAGACAATTGTTAGAAAAACATGATCCAACAGGTAAAAGACGAGCATTAGTTGAAAATAGTAAAACAGGATTACGTGCTggtgatattattaaagtCACTTATCTTGATAGATCTGATGTCACTGGTCGAGTCATTGGTATTAAAAGAGGGTTTTTAAATTTGGGTACTAATATATTAATTAGaactaaattaaataaagttGGATCTGAATTGAGAATCCCAGTTTATAATCCAAATATTAGAAATATTGAAGTATTACATAAACCTACTAGATATATGCCAAGAGCTAAACATTTTTATATTAGAGAACATAAGAGatatgatgttgatgatgttgaagcatttgttaaaaaacaatttggaGAAGGAAGAAAGAATACAAAATCTAAAAAATAG
- a CDS encoding N-terminal acetyltransferase C complex subunit, putative (Similar to S. cerevisiae MAK31;~In S. cerevisiae: on-catalytic subunit of N-terminal acetyltransferase of the NatC type; required for replication of dsRNA virus) — MCASLTPDKFIGANLHVKLSDSRILEGILTVIDPFGNLLLSNVYETSIDKLNDKQLHVREIGLVSVPRESIENIKVDRKTHKSIFGMERSN; from the coding sequence ATGTGTGCCTCGTTAACACCAGACAAATTCATAGGTGCTAACCTTCACGTCAAACTAAGTGATTCCAGAATCCTTGAAGGTATACTCACTGTCATTGATCCATTTGGTAACTTGCTCTTGTCAAATGTGTATGAAACTTCAATCGacaaattaaatgataaacaaTTACACGTTAGAGAAATTGGTTTAGTCAGTGTACCTAGAGAAAGCattgaaaatatcaaaGTTGACAGAAAAACACATAAAAGTATATTTGGAATGGAAAGAagtaattaa
- a CDS encoding covalently-linked cell wall glycoprotein precursor, putative (Similar to S. cerevisiae CCW14;~In S. cerevisiae: present in inner layer of the cell wall) produces the protein MLLLVVTLVFLKSIFATPPACFLSCINEIAHDCPEDAANLTCICINEDLIIGCLVDICPFGTFISARDHYIGTCLEHGRPSITNPIPPPAIWPPEPKVSSISDTTMKTEYTSSAMQVTQTVEFPARVTITPLPSEVINPEPEIVDESEDEFYNPNEPCEWEETDELDENGAFIVIRRPVNVPKRYRDPTNVGNVRRVIITRPVNYYSNQHAFDKFDNPKPRKIQHVKRIKKIPKNISKNANNLKMGSLILNQKIKPKKNKLEEIP, from the coding sequence ATGCTTTTACTTGTCGTCACTTTGGTATTCCTTAAATCAATCTTTGCAACACCTCCAGCTTGTTTTTTAAGTTGTATCAATGAAATTGCCCATGATTGTCCTGAAGACGCTGCAAATTTAACATGTATATGTATCAATGAGGATTTGATAATTGGCTGTCTTGTCGATATATGTCCATTTGGAACGTTTATAAGTGCCAGAGACCATTATATAGGAACATGTTTAGAACACGGTCGTCCTTCCATTACCAATCCAATCCCTCCACCAGCAATTTGGCCGCCAGAACCAAAAGTTTCTTCCATTTCCGACACCACTATGAAAACTGAATATACCAGTTCAGCAATGCAAGTGACACAAACGGTCGAGTTCCCAGCTAGAGTAACCATAACCCCGTTACCAAGTGAAGTAATTAACCCTGAAcctgaaattgttgatgaatcaGAAGATGAATTCTATAACCCTAATGAACCATGTGAATGGGAAGAAACCGATGAACTCGATGAAAATGGCGCTTTCATTGTGATTCGAAGACCAGTTAATGTACCTAAACGATATCGAGACCCAACCAACGTTGGCAATGTCAGAAGGGTTATTATAACACGACCGgttaattattattccaATCAACATgcatttgataaatttgataatccTAAACCACGCAAAATTCAACACgttaaaagaattaaaaaaatcccgaaaaatatttctaaaaatgctaataatttaaaaatggggtcattaattttgaatcaaaaaatcaagcccaaaaagaacaaacttgaagaaattccataa
- the CVB1 gene encoding vacuole biogenesis protein, putative, protein MQGSYNNNGLPRPYYMKPSKKKSSPYSNLKEPIVYFNTPKRKLMGYIIMFSLIGILMWWISQDFKGKSEIEYELVKNEKSGEKNTHIDLKNSANLDKIVNAVGSKADKESENLDLAENLSEGSKGQKGIGVAEAPKGGIANEAPVVGNDEEELVGTGKSGQKQQKAEGNPKGKGYKASIGKANDKDSTGAAPAAAAGAAAAGADSPNGKEDPAPDVEDTAAAARLSNEDKVQQIIKDTA, encoded by the coding sequence ATGCAAGGAAGTTACAATAACAATGGTCTACCAAGACCCTACTATATGAAAccatcaaagaaaaaactgTCACCGTATTCTAATTTGAAAGAACCAATTGTATATTTTAATActccaaaaagaaaattaatgggatatataataatgttCAGTTTAATTGGGATATTAATGTGGTGGATCTCTCAAGATTTCAAGGGGAAAtctgaaattgaatatgaACTAGTTAAGAATGAAAAGTCAGGTGAAAAGAATACTCATATTGATCTTAAAAACAGTGCTAATTTGGACAAGATTGTGAATGCTGTTGGATCCAAAGCAGACAAAGAAAGTGAAAATCTCGATTTAGCTGAAAATTTGTCAGAAGGATCTAAAGGACAAAAAGGAATTGGTGTAGCTGAAGCCCCTAAAGGGGGGATAGCTAATGAGGCTCCAGTTGTTGgcaatgatgaagaagaattggttGGTACAGGTAAAAGTggacaaaaacaacaaaaggCTGAAGGAAATCCAAAGGGTAAAGGGTACAAAGCGTCTATTGGTAAGGCAAATGATAAAGATTCCACTGGTGCTGCtcctgctgctgctgctggtgctgctgctgctggtgCTGATAGCCCCAATGGAAAAGAAGATCCTGCTCCTGACGTTGAAGACACTGCCGCTGCTGCGAGACTATCCAATGAAGACAAAGTTCAACAGATTATAAAAGATACCGCATGA
- a CDS encoding RING finger domain-containing protein, putative (Similar to S. cerevisiae SLX8;~In S. cerevisiae: possible role in sumoylation and in regulation of genome stability): MKFAKTLERTLEEDEIPQEWVEAAIQYKALKKCINKVVNELEFLGLQKNTLKILLNDKVVEVNEQETNPNNPIIAEYILSKTSTDAHNIKPMLKITLDYSTEDYTKDHIVELGKELKSKIEALLNDTDTEYEEDKIIELKEDDGGDLQIVTSREGSLSPPASRMASPPTSPTIKVVDSSNTNIDEALLSPEDHHKKHEIFIMLNSDSKFFDMLNDELTSLDSLTQSEESKIIEEVKKIAKYVNELKLKQSELYKWRELFKVYLDSEVYFKYNETALSSQQKSSEQIKSNLDLFVTNLKKSGIMTQFKKKQSLETFNQFLEMNYHLLKILQFQTINNEALRKILKKFDKQTSLGIQKTFPKLISNDHIFMSGTSLAQSICYIIQESVIKVIPQLDDYSCPICMNIAYKPIRLSCGHLFCVRCLVKMKQDDKTSCPLCRKENAILYADSSNLDLESMELMKKYFPREVKEKLRERDKERYNELRKNANTGEKCIIM, translated from the coding sequence ATGAAGTTTGCTAAGACATTAGAGCGAACCTTAGAGGAGGATGAGATTCCACAAGAATGGGTCGAGGCAGCCATTCAGTATAAAGCATTGAAGAAATGTATCAATAAGGTTGtaaatgaattagaatttTTAGGACTACAGAAAAACactttgaaaatattgttaaATGACAAAGTGGTGGAAGTAAATGAACAAGAAACTAATCCCAACAATCCTATTATTGCAGAATACATATTAAGCAAGACCTCTACAGATGCTCATAACATAAAGCCAATGCTAAAGATTACATTGGATTATTCCACTGAAGATTACACCAAGGATCACATAGTAGAGTTAGGAAAGGAGTTGAAACTGAAAATCGAAGCCTTATTGAATGATACTGATACTGAATACGAGGAAGATAagattattgaattgaaagaagaTGATGGAGGAGACTTGCAAATTGTGACCAGTAGAGAAGGGTCATTATCACCACCAGCATCACGTATGGCATCTCCTCCTACTTCACCAACTATAAAAGTTGTTGATAGTTCCAACACTAATATAGACGAAGCACTATTATCCCCCGAAGATCACCATAAAAAGCACGAAATATTCATCATGTTAAATTCCGATTCCAAGTTTTTCGATATGTTAAACGATGAACTTACCAGTTTGGATTCATTGACCCAACTGGAAGAATCAAAGATAATTGAGGAGGTTAAAAAAATAGCCAAATATGTCAATGAATTAAAGCTAAAGCAGTcagaattatataaatgGAGAGAATTGTTTAAAGTGTATCTTGACTCGGAAGtttatttcaaatataatgaaACTGCTTTATCATCTCAACAGAAAAGTAGTGAACAAATCAAACTgaatttggatttatttGTCACCAACTTGAAGAAATCAGGTATTATGACTCAATTCAAGAAGAAGCAAAGTTTAGAAACATTTAATCAGTTTTTGGaaatgaattatcatttgTTAAAGATTTTacaatttcaaacaatcaacaatGAAGCTTTACGAaagattttaaaaaaatttgataaacaaaCTTCATTGGGAATTCAGAAAACTTTCccaaaattgatttccAACGATCATATTTTCATGAGTGGGACATCTTTGGCCCAATCAATTTGTTATATTATTCAGGAATCGGTCATCAAGGTGATACCACAATTGGATGATTATTCATGTCCTATCTGTATGAATATAGCGTATAAGCCAATTCGTTTGTCCTGTGGACATTTATTTTGCGTTCGATGCTTAGTCAAAATGAAGCAAGATGATAAAACAAGCTGTCCCTTGTgtagaaaagaaaatgctATATTGTATGCTGATAGTTCTAATTTGGACTTGGAATCAATGgaattaatgaagaaatatttCCCACGCGAGGTTAAGGAGAAATTACGAGAGAGGGATAAAGAAAGATACAATGAATTGAGAAAGAATGCTAATACCGGTGAGAAATGTATTATCAtgtaa
- a CDS encoding uncharacterized zinc-finger protein, putative (Similar to S. cerevisiae SET5) has protein sequence MTQDISEKIEVISINDSQPEDPSPVVPHERQVVDCVIEIWKEDPATESLGMSKLHALVKQKHPNWSVSEKRVRALLKQFGLAFNNQEQFTYAKEITSVMTPDIELPANVHIIMTSKRGKGLYAKRDIAKGDLIWSEEPLFFIPPLANVNLMKTASACTYCGKLLKRPESATVLKGLDCNVCSEVWCSIKCKQLDGNLHSLLKHNLYNPGTKKHKLIDAEAFLELQDYCLEEQWNALYAITLIYANCVTDKSGVKQKQFNAMARVSQDVRYKALNSSAGTFDSLNGGALFVQEQQEHLWKIGYEKFLRVFPKKPVEYREFLFMMGTYNINNLDSNVFLTQSHLNHNCAPTTSVETELDRTAGLKVFAAKDIKSGEELTTTYVNPSHTVHQRQRELRVNWGFICACGKCKDDLKQNERRKSSHNQQQNASNIRNMLKEAKDAVGEEGIELEIPTEFNGERRKSVRFDEKVVAVKE, from the coding sequence ATGACTCAAGATATATCGGAGAAAATTGAAGTGATATCGATAAATGATTCACAACCAGAGGACCCAAGTCCAGTAGTTCCACATGAACGTCAAGTTGTTGATTGtgtaattgaaatttggaAAGAAGATCCAGCAACAGAGTCATTGGGAATGAGCAAATTGCATGCGTTAgtcaaacaaaaacatCCTAACTGGTCGGTTTCGGAAAAACGTGTCAGAGCTTTGTTGAAACAATTTGGATTGGCTTTCAATAATCAAGAACAATTTACATATGCCAAAGAGATTACATCTGTCATGACTCCTGATATTGAGTTACCTGCAAATGTTCATATTATCATGACCTCAAAGCGTGGGAAAGGTTTATATGCTAAAAGAGATATTGCAAAAGGCGATTTGATTTGGTCTGAAGAGCCACTTTTTTTCATCCCTCCTTTGGCAAATGtgaatttaatgaaaactGCTTCAGCTTGTACTTACTGTgggaaattattgaaacgACCTGAATCTGCTACTGTTTTAAAAGGTTTGGATTGTAATGTTTGTTCTGAAGTATGGTGCTCTATTAAATGTAAACAATTAGACGGTAATTTGCATTCTTTATTAAAGCATAATCTATATAATCCAGGCACTAAAAAACACAAGCTCATTGACGCCGAAGCATTTTTAGAATTGCAAGATTATTGTTTGGAAGAACAATGGAATGCCCTTTATGCAATTACATTGATCTACGCCAACTGTGTCACTGACAAACTGGGTGTTAAGcaaaaacaattcaatGCTATGGCTAGAGTCTCACAAGATGTTCGATACAAGGCATTAAATTCTTCTGCTGGTACGTTTGACAGTTTAAATGGTGGTGCTTTGTTTGTGCAAGAACAACAGGAGCATTTATGGAAAATAGGGTATGAGAAATTCCTTAGAGTATTCCCCAAAAAACCAGTTGAATACCGtgaatttttatttatgaTGGGTACATAtaacatcaacaatttaGACTCGAATGTGTTTTTGACCCAATCTCATTTAAATCACAATTGTGCCCCCACTACTTCAGTGGAAACGGAACTCGACCGTACTGCTGGGTTGAAAGTTTTTGCAGCTAAAGATATCAAAAGCGGTGAGGAATTGACCACCACCTATGTCAACCCTAGCCATACAGTTCATCAAAGACAGAGAGAGTTGCGTGTTAATTGGGGGTTTATTTGTGCTTGTGGTAAATGTAAAGAcgatttgaaacaaaatgaaCGTCGTAAATCCTCCcacaatcaacaacaaaatgcAAGTAATATCAGAAACATGTTGAAAGAAGCAAAAGATGCAGTAGGCGAAGAAGGGATTGAATTGGAAATACCGACTGAGTTTAATggagaaagaagaaaatcagttagatttgatgaaaaagtaGTCGCAGTAAAGGAATAA